Within the Helicoverpa armigera isolate CAAS_96S chromosome 8, ASM3070526v1, whole genome shotgun sequence genome, the region accgcatgaaaatcggttgcgtagttttgaataattaggtaagcttacaacgggacacggggacagaaaaagcgactttgttgtatactatgttgtgatattcgggaaattaatttaattgtgaatgaaaacgtaaatcttactagtcgcgaatgcattatattatctactgggaaaaggcgcgtattccaactaaatctttgcctaattgtgtgacgaaactcgtcaccttgtatcaagtttggagggacaaaagacacaagacgtttttaagcaacgctatcacgactttttcagcaacttagatatgtaatttatttgattttgattaataagaataaatcatcatgtcccgagccttatcccaactatgttggggtcggcttccagtcttgccggattcagctgagtactagagttttacaaggagcgactgcctatctgacttctcaacccagttacccagcaacccaatatccctttgataagactagtgtcagacttattggcttctgactacccgaaacgactgtccaagatgtcaaatgacagccaggagagcagccggcctacagTTAGTTACAGAAAGCGCGTGCCTCAGAGGAGCAAAggaaaataactcttgaaaacgattggatgtatcgttttcagggttattttgtctttggttaagtttttttttcaaaagaagatctttacggtacgttgtatgacaaaatcacatctaacttcatttcagcaaaaagcgagttctttgatcgatcgccttaaaatataatgacagttttctacatgaatgtgtcctaccttctagtcaaataatgcttcgtatcaaaaagccaaagtttcagcactgagagttagtgaacgatgtggccgaaagatcggtgaagttcatgcaagacttttattgattaatcacagtagatgaggaacaaaaataattattgttaggtacagtcctagaacatcggaaaatttatcctgactgtaaaaaaaaactactttaaaatgaaaattttaacaatgatattatttttcaatgtatatgagaagataaaacattatttggatgtattcaaggtttatttttagtaataataattaagatctaaatttctccatagtaagtcagtacaaattttcatgtgaaaactttggcattaagtcggcacgggttaccactgtctgatcgagataatatttattataggagataatgaggtcaaacctaaaaaaattagagggtatgcgtatttgaattcgagaaaaaaaaattcccccttatgtcttgggacaccctatTGCCCATCTTAACCTACGGTGCAGAAACTTGTTCTCTCACAGagtgtgacaaaaaaaaaacacagttgATGTACTAACCTTTCAACTCCATAAACTCAGCCAATGAGTAATTGTATCCGAGAGCAATGCCTGACATGGAAGACGTCAACATCACGCAGCCGACTGCTGAGCTGATGAAGCATGACATTGTGAAGGTCCACATCCTGTAGCAAGCatcaacattatatttatagtagAGGCCGTTTATGCTAAAAGGACGCGCCTCACTATGGCATACGATACTCATAAAAATGCCCTTAACATTAGCGTTAACCCACAACGAAATGACCAATTTTTATGTGTATTGCGTTCATATTGTAAAGCTTGCGTGTGTGTGTAAATGCTGTCATTTTTTTCAGCCGAGACGAGATTTGGTGGTGagaaatcatcaagtgacccttCTTGATGTAACACAAAATTCCAATAAGCTGTAATTTTTTGGAATTCTGAActtactataaattatttttctacatCCATGCTAAAATTGCATTAATAACCTTCATGCCCTTGATAAATATAATGTGTTTATACTTTGCCGTAACGAAGcttcaaaaaaatctattttcgtTCGCTTCCTCAATTATCGCGTAGTTCGCAAGTTAACTAGATAATTTATGTACCTCTGGACGAGATCAACTATCCAACCGCAGCACGTGAAGACAAAACACATTGTGATAGTTTACTTTTGTTCCCATTTAGATATGCACGAaatctggaaaatattttacattataatatgcaGTACTTATTTATGCAAGTTTTTTAGTTCACAGAAGTTGGCACTTTTAAGGTTCGTAGGACAAGACGAATTTTGAGAAATCGACTTAGATTTCGCTTCTATATCTTATGTTGTATCTACAGAACTTACAAATAGGTTTTCTTCTGTAGACAGTACTACATTAGCCTTAGTAGTTTCCTGTACAACGAAACCTATGGATTCGAGGGTTGTCTCAGAAATGCTCAATAGGATATCAACTGAACGAATACtgtattaaatattacaaaacatatGCACAACGGGGAATTCATAAAACCATTGAAACGGGTTCTGAGCAAATTGTGagttacaatttaaaaataccatAATCTTCATACTTACAATttggaatatattattttggatAGAGTCGATCGTAGTTATTTCGACTCTGTCCTCATTACCCTAATTTTGTTCCTCCTGGACATATTACTGATTAATTTCTTTACCAACGGGATTTGTATTTTCCGTCCATTGATTTCGCGTGGCAATTTATGACAGCATCATGTCAAATAGGTTGACATAGAGCAAAAAGATTATGTGGTCCCCATGGATGTATAAATACTTCTTCGATGTAGGGCTTAGAACTACTGAACAATCTCTTCAGATCAGCCCTGTTTGAACCAAGTTCTTCCTTCACCTACACCCtcactaaaaaaatcttgaactAAACTCTTGCTTCTAAATCGATCTTGTGTCGAAGATCTAGTGTCCAGTCGTTGGAGAGCTTAttgtaaactaaatatttacgaCAGCATAGACTTTCTAAAGTCCTCAAATTCAGTCCTATACAAATAGAAAAGTGAAAATTATTAGGAACAGGCAATACGAGGAACGGGTTGCAAACTTTTTGATaggaaaataaaacatgaaaatgttGCTTGAATACGAAATGAACCACAAATGGGTTAGGTTTGaataatatcatatttacaTAGTCAaagaaattgtgtttttatcGAAGTTGCTGTTAGTTCGTGCATGTGTTCttttggcaaaaaaataaagtaacaaaaacggCTTAGTAACTAGTAGAATGTCAAAGAGAGTCAGAAAGTTTTTTAATGTTCAAGTTTTAGCCCAGTAAAAAAGGGAGATAAGATTCTAAAATAGATAATGTTTACCTAACGGTTGTAATACAATATTATCGACAGAGAATAAATCACCCAATCTCATATCACTTTATTTTCACATTAAGTAATTTTCACGAATCTAGACTGAATTATTCTAATACATAGATTTTGTAACTCCATTACGaaaatttaataacaataatattataattttttaaacaagctCATTTTTCACTTCAAGAAAAGGAACGTCACCATTTATTCTCCAAAACCTTCAAATGCTACGCTCAATTAGAGATTCACTTGAGCGCATACCTGACTTCGTCACGGTATAGACATTACATCATGTCGGTACTCAACCCTATGGCCCTCGCATTGGCAAGCTTCGAATGCCTTTATTGCAGTTACAAATCTACTTATATCTTTACACAAACTTAACATACATACAACTAAATGACAccaaagatatatttatattaaacactaagttttttttttcacttcaaGAAAAGTaacatcatcctcatcctccgagcctttttcccaaactacgttggggtcggcttccagtctaaccggatgtaaaAGTAACATCACCATTTATTCTTCAAAAACCCTCAAAAGACAGATACCTACGCTCAATTAGAGATTCACTTGAGCGCATACCTGACTTCGTCACAGTTCACAGAAATCATGTCGACTGTCGTATGTAACCCTGTGGACTTCGCAATGGCAAGCTTGGAATGCCAGGGGATATTAATTCTGTACGCTGCGTAGCACACAAAGGGTTAACATGgaggttataaaatattttggttaaaCCAAAAAGGTTTCGTTTTTGtagaaatgtttttgaatttcCTGATTTTTTTTAACCTTCAAGAACAAACAGAGGGAAGGATGTGATATTGAGTGTGTTGATATagctagtaggtacttattacgtAAAGCTTGCGGTTATTTATGTACTAGCAATTTGCCACTGTTTCAACAATCATTTCAACCGGTGGATCCGTTTTTGCAAAGGTTTGGAAATTACTAGACCATTTATGTCCGTGACTGTATTCACTATGTTTTTCGACAATGTTATTTGGtcatattataaaattacaggAGGTAAAACGCACAGactaataatataacttttaaagAATTGAGAACACATTCAAGTTGTACTCAACGACTCAACCCCTCATCGCCGTAGCTTCCTGCTTTCACAATAACCCCTCGCCACTCGAGGAAGCTGTTTCTTCCATAACCACTTGTTGCTACGGAAGAGCCGGCAGAGGTCGCGACCGAGCTACCTACGTCATATCCGCCGGTAAATCCATTCGTCGTCAtgtgattaataaattaatagccTTTAATGTAACTGTGGTTCGGATATGAAGTTATATTGAagtatgattaatttattaaagctCATGTATCAATGTAATAAGCTATTTGTGTAAAAGAGGTTTTATCGTGGAAGCGAATTCTTTTCATTCCACCAGTTGCTTAACGTATCTACTTATAACGTTCCttataaacatattatacatgtggaataaaataactgaaaataatataagtagtaaataaataagtagtaggTAGGTTAGGTTATATAGGTACTCAACTGGTACAGAGGAGGCTTAcattttttctactttttaacacAAAAGACCTCATGTGAGCAATTCTCCGGAACCGTATTATAAAGTAAACATACTGTATGTTATTGTGTTGTATTCATTCCATATTAATCAGGAGCTCACTGGTGAAAAGAGGTCccagtaatattttattagcacACATGAGCTGACCTCTGGGGTTCTACGAATATACGACTTCTGAATGGAGCTATAaaagtttaagtttaaatattcacgACTTTTCTTATAGAAAAACGTTGACGAAGAGAGCCGggatcaaataaaaattgggataaggcaGTTAGGCTGCGGGTTGtacgaaagagataccgcggccctggtacataaaatgcctatgacggaatacgacggtttttagtcagtaagagtctgacactccctcaccaaCATCAACAACATGACAATGAGTCATCAACGTATATaataaaatctctttttagATAAACATAATTGAAAgagtgttataaaaatatatcacattcaaaatgttaataaacaaagaaaatcgCAGTCTTCTATAAACGCGAATGGGCTTCATAACAACGTGAAACATGCACTGGAAAATGCCGAATAATTATcttctaaaaacattttcgcTTTGAACGTAGCACGAAacgacaattttattaaaaacaacgcGGTCTTTTAAAGCTTTTTCGTTCCTTAACAAATTCACTCGCTTGCTTCATATGAAAATCAGCATTCGATAACTTGGTTTCTTACTTAACTTTTCCTCTACTGCAATCGAATTTCTTTTCAGGGCACGCTACTCTGGAGTACTATTTCATCCGTCACAGAAATCACGGAATTCTCGCATAaatttttaaagttaacttACCATTCCAAGCGTTAGCCACAAAACTAGTAGAAACCTAGTGACCTGAATAGACGAAGTAATCAAAAGATCTCCAGATGAATAactgaaagataaaaaaatgaatCCTTTGTTAAGCCGTTGTAAATGACAAGCTCATCCGACATTCCAATTCGCAACAACAGGCCAGTTCGGCTAGAAAATTAGAAGCTCGGTATCTGATCCGAATATGAACATCAATGTCTGTAACCAATCTAGCTCGATGCAAAGCTCAAATGTCTGTGCTGTGGCAGATATCGATTAAACTTCATCTATTATCATCGTGTTCATACATCGGATGAAATGGGTTACTGAGAGCGACTTACGTACACAATTCCTATACTTACATATGATAATTTCAAAACCTGTTTATTTACTGATAGAGTCATACATCACACGGATCTTTACacgaatacttttttttttgacataacCATTTAGGGTAGTATGACGAGGGAAAAGAAATTAACGGTTGTTTACTTTTCCAGCCGGCATCAGCATCTTCAGTATTGCTGGTACACCTGGGCGCGGTGGGAGCGCTCGCCAGCGGCGCCGCGCTgtgtggcggcggcggcgcgtgcgccTGCAGTGCCTTGCTGCACGCGCTGCACCCGCTGCAGCTGTGGACCGTTTGCGGCCTGCATGCCGACCGCGCGGCCGCCATTGCCGCACCGCTACATTATGCCGCTATTGTGTCTGCCAAGAAGGTACTATCTTTGTTCCGGTTCCGGTTTAGGGCTCTAGATTGTTATGTCGCAAACTTCATACTTTTCTTGGTTGCAGGTAATGATTTGCGTGGCGGGTGGCTGGGTGGCTACGGCAGCTCTTCTGGTCCCGTTAGCTGCATCACAGCCGCCCCTGGCCTACAGTGCTGGGCTGGGCAATTGTGCACCCGACTGTGGCGCCGGGCCGGCTGCGCTCGGATTCTGCCTCGTGTACGCGTCGCTCACTCTGCTGCTGCCCGCAGCTCTCGTTCTTCTCTGCAGCCTGAAGATCCTACGCATAGCTCGTTACCATCGACATAGGATCGCGGCGGCTATCTACGAAGTGACACTATCAGCGCAAGTGACAGTCACACACCAAAGAAATCCTTTCTCCCCTCCACCACCACCACGCCGAAGAGCTCTGTCGGCAGTTCTCCAGCCACTCGGTTCGCTGGCTATTTTGTACTTTCCATATTATTGCGTATTGATATGGCCTGCTGTGGCTGTGCCGCCGCAGCCAATAGCCGCTCTTTCAGCGGCTTTGCTAGCGGCTGCACCACCAGTTAACGGTATTTTATATGGTATAAGAAGTCGAGCGTTACGCGATTCTCTTCGTAATTATAGAAGgaaacgaatgactaaaagcgAAGTTACACAAGAAATACAAGCAAGGACTCCTAGCGCGTGTGGATCTCGTAGACCTTCTTTATCCGCGGGGTCAGGATGCATACGACCGCCAACAACTAGGAGGTTATCTGACGCGGCAGCGATGGGGTCGCGAGGGTCCGAGCGGCCTGCTCAGCGGGCGGCGTCGTGCAATATGCTACAAGACTCACAGGAAGAAGAGACTCCACGGCCACGGACGTCGGCCATCCCAATCATTCGCGCTCCGCCGCACGTGGTGCTGGGTCGTGCACTGGGGCTGGAGGAGATGGGCGGCCGGGACCGGCGGCGGCGACAGTCCCCGCGTATCACGGTGACGCGTGCCATGTCTGACGAGAGCGAGTCGCCGACGCGGCGGCCGCTGTGCCGCCAGCAGTCGCGCTCGAGCGGCGCGCTGCTGGGCGGGCT harbors:
- the LOC110372852 gene encoding beta-3 adrenergic receptor; the encoded protein is MEVNGTEARAEEAVALALSVAVTVVSAIGLLLNAYILFIIIITKQPASASSVLLVHLGAVGALASGAALCGGGGACACSALLHALHPLQLWTVCGLHADRAAAIAAPLHYAAIVSAKKVMICVAGGWVATAALLVPLAASQPPLAYSAGLGNCAPDCGAGPAALGFCLVYASLTLLLPAALVLLCSLKILRIARYHRHRIAAAIYEVTLSAQVTVTHQRNPFSPPPPPRRRALSAVLQPLGSLAILYFPYYCVLIWPAVAVPPQPIAALSAALLAAAPPVNGILYGIRSRALRDSLRNYRRKRMTKSEVTQEIQARTPSACGSRRPSLSAGSGCIRPPTTRRLSDAAAMGSRGSERPAQRAASCNMLQDSQEEETPRPRTSAIPIIRAPPHVVLGRALGLEEMGGRDRRRRQSPRITVTRAMSDESESPTRRPLCRQQSRSSGALLGGLPYSPAISEHVHLDSHADEQLLLTWPQNGTHDKHDAL